The DNA region GGCTATCCTGAGACGTTCAGTCGAGCACGTAAGGGCAGTGTGGTTTATTGCGATCCACCTTATGCTCCACTATCGAACACGGCAAACTTTACCTCTTACGCCGGAAATGGCTTTACGCTTGATGACCAAGCCGCATTGGCGGACATCGCAGAGAGGGCAGCGACTGAACGCGGCATTCCTGTTTTGATTTCTAACCACGATACGACACTCACGCGTCGCTTGTATCATGGTGCTGAGCTGAGCGTTGTTAAAGTTAAGCGTACTATTAGCCGTAATGGCAGCGGCCGAAACAAAGTCGATGAGTTACTGGCTCTTTTTAATGCGCCGAACTCGGATACTTCTGCCTCATAATTCTCACACTATTACGTCTAAGTAGTGGATCTCCCCACTGGCTTCGGTAGAATTGCGCGCAATATTATTTGTTGTTTGCTCGCCACTACTGAGGTCAGGTATGAAAGATTTTCTTATTGCTCCATCCATTTTATCGGCTGATTTTGCTCGTCTCGGTGAAGACGTAGAAAAAGTACTCGCAGCGGGTGCGGATGTGGTGCATTTCGATGTGATGGATAACCACTACGTACCAAACCTGACTTTTGGTGCCCCAATCTGTAAAGCGCTTCGTGACTATGGCATCACGGCTCCAATCGATGTTCACCTAATGGTGAAACCTGTAGACCGCATCATCCCGGACTTCGCGAAAGCGGGTGCATCGATGATTACCTTCCACGTTGAAGCATCAGAGCACGTTGACCGCACATTACAGTTGATTAAAGAGCATGGCTGTAAAGCGGGTGTGGTACTTAATCCTGCTACGCCGTTGTCACACCTTGAATTCATCATGGATAAAGTTGATCTAATTCTTCTAATGTCAGTAAACCCTGGCTTTGGTGGCCAATCATTCATCCCTCATACGCTGGATAAATTGCGCGCAGTACGCAAGATGATTGATGAGTCTGGCCGTGACATTCGCCTTGAAATCGATGGCGGTGTGAAAGTCGATAATATTCGTGAAATCGCAGAAGCGGGCGCAGATATGTTCGTTGCAGGCTCTGCGATTTTCGGTCAGCCAGATTACAAGCAAGTGATCGACCAAATGCGTGAAGAGCTAGCAAAAGCAAAATAAGCATTGAAGTCTTAAACTTCCAAGGCTGCCACTTTGCTGGCAGCCTTTGTCGTATCTAGGGCTAGAGCGCAGAAAATATCGCCTGAACGACGTAAATAATCACTTGCCTATTTTGCTTCCTTTCTGTACAATCCGTCTTCCTTAATTCTCGGTCAATTTTCTTTAGTTCCTTGCTTCCTCTGGACGACCGAGCCAATCGTGGAAGCTAATAATCCGTAAGGAGCAACCAATGCGTCATTACGAAATCGTATTCATGGTGCACCCTGATCAAAGCGAGCAAGTTGCTGGCATGATCGAGCGTTACACTGGTTCAATCACTGAAGCTGGCGGTAAAATCCACCGTCTAGAAGACTGGGGCCGTCGTCAACTGGCTTACCCAATCAACAAGCTTCACAAAGCTCACTACGTTCTAATGAACGTTGAAGCTGACCAAGCTGTAATCGATGAGCTAGAAACTGCTTTCCGTTTCAACGATGCAGTTCTACGTAACATGATCATGCGTACTAAAGCGGCTATCACTGAGCAATCTATCATGCTTAAGCAGAAAGAAGAGCGTGCAGAGCGTGCTCCTCGTCGCGAAGAGCGTGCTGAAGCTAAGCCAGAAGCAGCTGCTGAGTAATATTTCTTATGACCAATCGAATGGAG from Vibrio hyugaensis includes:
- the rpe gene encoding ribulose-phosphate 3-epimerase; translated protein: MKDFLIAPSILSADFARLGEDVEKVLAAGADVVHFDVMDNHYVPNLTFGAPICKALRDYGITAPIDVHLMVKPVDRIIPDFAKAGASMITFHVEASEHVDRTLQLIKEHGCKAGVVLNPATPLSHLEFIMDKVDLILLMSVNPGFGGQSFIPHTLDKLRAVRKMIDESGRDIRLEIDGGVKVDNIREIAEAGADMFVAGSAIFGQPDYKQVIDQMREELAKAK
- the rpsF gene encoding 30S ribosomal protein S6, with product MRHYEIVFMVHPDQSEQVAGMIERYTGSITEAGGKIHRLEDWGRRQLAYPINKLHKAHYVLMNVEADQAVIDELETAFRFNDAVLRNMIMRTKAAITEQSIMLKQKEERAERAPRREERAEAKPEAAAE